AAGAGGAGATTTTTTCTTTCTAAATGACTGATATATCTGTTTCAAAAATAAGAAATTTCTGCATAATTGCTCATATTGACCATGGTAAATCTACCCTTGCTGATAGGTTGCTCCAAGATACTGGTACTGTTCAGCAAAGGGATATGCAAGAACAATTTTTGGACAGTATGGATCTAGAAAGAGAGAGAGGAATTACTATCAAATTACAGGCAGCTAGGATGAAATATAAAGCTGAAGATTCTCAAGAATATGTTTTGAACTTAATAGATACACCAGGTCATGTCGATTTTTCTTATGAGGTTAGTAGATCTCTTCAGGCGTGTGAAGGTGCTTTACTAGTTGTTGATGCAAGTCAAGGAGTAGAAGCTCAAACCTTAGCTAATGTTTATCTTGCCTTAGAAAATAATCTTGAAATAATTCCTGTTTTAAATAAAGTTGATTTACCAGGTGCTGATGCTGAAAAAATAAAAAAAGAAATAGAAGAAATTATTGGGCTTGATACATCTAATGCAATAAATTGTTCAGCAAAAACTGGAGTTGGTATTAAAGATATTTTGGAAGCAATTGTAAGAAGAGTACCTCCTCCTCAAGATGAAATTAAACTACCTACAAAGGCACTCATTTTTGATTCTTATTATGATCCTTACAGAGGAGTTATTGTTTATTTCAGAGTGATATCTGGGTCTCTTAATAAGAGAGAAAAGATATTATTAATGGCGAGTCAAAAAAATTATGAACTGGATGAAATAGGAATAATGGCACCTGATCAGCAGCAAGTTGATGAATTACATGCAGGAGAAGTTGGTTATTTAGCTGCTTCTATAAAATCAGTTGCTGATGCGAGAGTGGGAGATACGATTACTCTTTTAAATTCACCTGCAAATGATCCTTTGCCTGGTTATAAGACAGCAAACCCTATGGTTTTTTGTGGCTTATTCCCGACTGATGCTGATCAATTTCCAGATTTAAGAGTATCTCTTGAAAAATTACAATTATCTGATGCAGCTTTAAAATATGAGCCCGAAACCAGTAGTGCAATGGGCTTCGGATTTAGGTGCGGATTCCTAGGACTTCTTCATATGGAGATTGTTCAAGAAAGATTAGAAAGAGAATATGATTTGGATCTAATCGTAACGGCACCATCAGTTATCTATAAGGTTAATTTAAATCAGCAGGAACATATCTTTATTGATAATCCTTCTACAATTCCTGATCCACAACTTAGAGAATCTATAGAAGAGCCTTATGTGAAAATGGAAATTTATGCTCCCAATGAATTTAATGGAACATTAATGGGTTTATGTCAGGAAAGAAGGGGAGTATTTATAGATATGAAATACATAACAACAGATCGAGTTACTTTGATTTATGAAATTCCATTAGCAGAAGTAGTTACAGATTTCTTTGATCAAATGAAAAGTAGGACCCAAGGTTATGCATCAATGGAATATCATTTGATTGGCTATAGAAAGAATGACCTTGTCAGATTAGATGTCCTAATAAATTCAGAAAGAGCAGATCCATTAACTTCTATTGTTCATAAAGATAAGGCTTATGGAATTGGCAGAAGTTTAGTTGAGAAATTAAAAGAACTTATTCCAAAACAACAATTTAAAATACCTATTCAAGCATCAATCGGGAGCAGGATTATTGCAAGTGAAAGTATAAGTGCTTTACGAAAAGATGTTTTATCTAAATGTTATGGAGGAGATATTTCTAGGAAAAAGAAACTTTTAAAGAAACAAGCTAAAGGTAAAAAGAGGATGAAGGCAATGGGTAAAGTTGAAGTCCCCCAAGAAGCTTTTATGGCAGTCCTAAAATTAAACCAGTAATTTTTTAAAATTTAAAATTAATAGCTATTTTTTTTTTAAAGAATTGGGTATATTTCAGTCATATCTGTAAAAAAGATTTTGGATATTAACTCATTTAATCGTGTCGGCACAAATATCAGAAAAGCTGGATTTCTAATTGTACTTTTTTATCTTCTTGTTGTTTTAATAATGAAATTTTTAGAGGCCAATAATTTTTTTGGTTATTCATTTTCAATATTAAGCAATGATATCTTTGCACCTCCTTCGCTTAATCATTTCTGTGGCACAGATAGATTAGGAAGAGATGTTTGCTTAAGAACTTTGCAAGGATCATCCTTAGCCATAGAAGTTGTGTTCTTATCTATTCTTTTTTCATTAAGTTTGGGTTTGCCATTAGGATTATTAAGTGGATATTTTGGTGGTTTTTTTGATAAATGCTTATCACTAATAATGGATACTATTTTTTCAATACCTGTAATTTTGCTTTCAGTTGTTGTGGCTTTTGTCTTGGGTAAGGGTATCCTTAACGCAGCTTTGGCATTGTGTATTGTTTATTCGCCTCAATATTTTAGATTAATCAGAAATCAGACAATATTGGTTAAATCCGAAACTTACGTCGAGGCAGCTCAAGTTTCAGGAGCTGATGTTAAAAAGATTATTTTTAAATATATTCTCCCAAATGTAATAACACCTTTGCCTATTCTGCTTACCCTAAATGCTGCGGATGCTGTTTTGGTATTAGGAAGTTTAGGATTTTTAGGTCTTGGTGTTCCTGCAGATGTCCCAGAGTGGGGCAGTGATTTAAATCTTGCTCTTGCTGCTTTACCTACAGGTATATGGTGGACGGCTTTGTTTCCAGGTTTGGCAATGTTTTTTTTAGTTTTAGGTCTTTCTTTTATAGGAGAGGATCTTGAAGAAATTTTTGATAGTCAAATTTCTGAATAAATTTAGTTATCTGTAATAGGATCAATTTCTCCTTGATCATTCAACTTTGGATATTCTTTAGCTGATTTTTTATACATCGCAGCTAATTCTGGGTGACACCATTCAAAAAGTGTTTTTTGATATTCATCTATATTTAAACCTTCTCCATTCGCGGGCAATATACCTTTATTTTTTCTTTGGCGTATAGCTTCAAATAATAATATGGAAGCCGCAACTGAAACATTCAGGGATTGAACCATACCTCTCATAGGTATGTAAATTGATTGATCAACCATTGATATAAGTTCATTACTTAATCCCCATTTTTCTGCTCCTAAAACAAAACATGTATTTTGTGTATAATCAAAATTTCTATAATCTACTGATTCACTATTAAGAGTCGTTCCATATAATTTAAAACCTTTATTCTTTAAATCAGAGATTGCCGTGATAGTGTTTTCATGATTATTTAGTTTGACCCATTTTTGACTTCCTTGAGCAGTACTATTAAAAGTCTTAACGGCATTCGTTTTGCTAATAAAATTTGCTTCGAAAACCCCAGCTGCATCACAGGTTCTTAATATTGCTGATAGATTATGAGGTTTATTTACATTCTCAACTAAAACAGTCAAGTTTTTCATTCTGCAATCTAAAACACTTTTGATTCGCTCGAATCTTCTTGGCAAAATTGACATTTATAATTTTTCACACTTTTTAAATTATATTCAAAAAATATTGATTACCTATTAAATCTCTTGGTTTATAATATTTGAGTAGTATGAATTAACTCAATGGCATACATAGAATGGGACTATACAGTTATCACTAGCATGGTAGAAAAACAAGGATGGAATTTGCCTGAGCGAGAATCTGAAGAATGGAATAAATTTAAAGATGAATTAGGAGAAAAAATGAGAGGAGTTGGAATCGTTTTTGAAAAATATTGTAAATTCACTCCTGATGTAGGAGAAGGAGTTCATCTTTTAGATGAATAATCAAAAATAGTTTTAAACCATTGATGTATCCCTTAATCAATGGCTTATTAATAATTAAGATAATACAATTTAATTAAATTAGAACTGGTAATTATTAAGGCTTTATAAAGCTTGTAAGGTAAAAAGCTTATTCGAATGAGATAATTTTATTTTTTTATCTCCCACAAAAAATTTATTTAAATTCTATATTTGTATAAAAATATGAAAAATAAATTAATTTTTTTATTCGATGGTGGTTGTCCACTTTGCTTGAGAGAAACAAATTTTCTAAAAAAAAGAGATATATTAAATCAAATTTCATTTGTAGATATAAACAGTAAAGATTATGATCAAAATCTTTTTAATAACATTTCATATTCAGAAGCCATGTCAAACCTGCATGGGATTATAGAAAATGGTGAAATTATTAGAGGATTAGATGTACTTGCATATTCTTATGAATTAATTGGTTTAGGTTGGGTTTATTATCCTTTAAAGATTAAGCTCTTATCTCCATTATTAAGGCTGGTTTACAGATATTGGGCACAATATAGACTTCAAATTACAGGTCGATCCAAGATTAAAAAACTTTGCACCTCTAAATGTGAACAATAAATATGGAAAATATCGAAATAGA
The window above is part of the Prochlorococcus marinus CUG1415 genome. Proteins encoded here:
- a CDS encoding thiol-disulfide oxidoreductase DCC family protein, with amino-acid sequence MKNKLIFLFDGGCPLCLRETNFLKKRDILNQISFVDINSKDYDQNLFNNISYSEAMSNLHGIIENGEIIRGLDVLAYSYELIGLGWVYYPLKIKLLSPLLRLVYRYWAQYRLQITGRSKIKKLCTSKCEQ
- the lepA gene encoding translation elongation factor 4 — encoded protein: MTDISVSKIRNFCIIAHIDHGKSTLADRLLQDTGTVQQRDMQEQFLDSMDLERERGITIKLQAARMKYKAEDSQEYVLNLIDTPGHVDFSYEVSRSLQACEGALLVVDASQGVEAQTLANVYLALENNLEIIPVLNKVDLPGADAEKIKKEIEEIIGLDTSNAINCSAKTGVGIKDILEAIVRRVPPPQDEIKLPTKALIFDSYYDPYRGVIVYFRVISGSLNKREKILLMASQKNYELDEIGIMAPDQQQVDELHAGEVGYLAASIKSVADARVGDTITLLNSPANDPLPGYKTANPMVFCGLFPTDADQFPDLRVSLEKLQLSDAALKYEPETSSAMGFGFRCGFLGLLHMEIVQERLEREYDLDLIVTAPSVIYKVNLNQQEHIFIDNPSTIPDPQLRESIEEPYVKMEIYAPNEFNGTLMGLCQERRGVFIDMKYITTDRVTLIYEIPLAEVVTDFFDQMKSRTQGYASMEYHLIGYRKNDLVRLDVLINSERADPLTSIVHKDKAYGIGRSLVEKLKELIPKQQFKIPIQASIGSRIIASESISALRKDVLSKCYGGDISRKKKLLKKQAKGKKRMKAMGKVEVPQEAFMAVLKLNQ
- a CDS encoding ABC transporter permease, producing the protein MKFLEANNFFGYSFSILSNDIFAPPSLNHFCGTDRLGRDVCLRTLQGSSLAIEVVFLSILFSLSLGLPLGLLSGYFGGFFDKCLSLIMDTIFSIPVILLSVVVAFVLGKGILNAALALCIVYSPQYFRLIRNQTILVKSETYVEAAQVSGADVKKIIFKYILPNVITPLPILLTLNAADAVLVLGSLGFLGLGVPADVPEWGSDLNLALAALPTGIWWTALFPGLAMFFLVLGLSFIGEDLEEIFDSQISE
- the trmH gene encoding tRNA (guanosine(18)-2'-O)-methyltransferase TrmH, translating into MSILPRRFERIKSVLDCRMKNLTVLVENVNKPHNLSAILRTCDAAGVFEANFISKTNAVKTFNSTAQGSQKWVKLNNHENTITAISDLKNKGFKLYGTTLNSESVDYRNFDYTQNTCFVLGAEKWGLSNELISMVDQSIYIPMRGMVQSLNVSVAASILLFEAIRQRKNKGILPANGEGLNIDEYQKTLFEWCHPELAAMYKKSAKEYPKLNDQGEIDPITDN